GttagacattattttattttaaatttatttttattagaagtattatatgtatatttataaactataattaaaattaaaaaattaaattttaaaaatcatttccttatttattaattaaaaatttattaaaagattacattttaaaacacaaaatatgtaaatttcttataattggtaggtattttaCTAACCAGTCAGAACATATTGATTGGTCAACTGAAGCGTTTTCACCACatattttacgaaaaacgaCGTTATTCCTAATTTTCCAGTTGCTTAACCAGCCTTGACTAGCTTTAAATTGTTTATGGCCGAGTTTAGTAGCAAAAAATTCGGCCTTCTCCTTTAAAATTGGTCCATTTATTGGAATGTTTAAATCTCTACATTGAATAAACCAATTGAGTAAACTAACCTCTATATCGGGATACTCACAAATCTTCATTCTTTTCATGGACCCTTTATTAGTTtcgtatttttgtaaaatacctatcatctttatttttcagaattgtTGAAAGTGTACTGGGtggaatattaaattgcttggcaatttcatttttctgtttACCACTTTTTGTCACCTCACTTATAATGTTCACTTTTTCAGCAATTGTTAATGTAACCAATTTACGTTTAAGCGACATAACTACAAATTATACACGCTACACAGCGAAGATTACGGCAACTGCCGATTATTTTACAGCACAGTTGTACATAGGATAATTTCATTTGTACATTTGTGATTGTAAACCGGTTATTCTAACGATAAAATGTAAGAAATGACTTCAAGTTATCTATGctcaactatttttatatttgacttaTCGCGACAAATATTGCATTGAGTGTATAGGAATTTCCtagggacaaaaaaaaaaaaattcgagttatcgaggtttTCGAGTTATCGAGACTCGACTGTAGTTCAtttcctcgttctttttttataaaaaggaattcgttccagtaATCCGTTCCTTCTAAACAGTGTCGAATACAGGCGGCCTCTCAGGACTTCTGTAAAATGGTTGAAGGCATACTTAGCTGCAAGGAACAGGCTGCGAGCCTGAGCTGAGATTGAAGCAAGAGTCGCTCCAAATCAGCATAACGAGATTCCAGTTCAACTGGTGCGTGCGACACCGGGCCGAAAATAGGAGCGAAAAATCAGTCGACCATTTCctggataattattattgatatcgatatgtatattatatgtatgtgaaTTATTGTGTGTGATAATTGTTACTCACCAATAAACGATGGCAGCAGAGGAGTAGTAGTATTGTGAAACAGACCCCTGCTGTAGGTTCAAAACGggaaaaaaatctgaaatattGGGTATTAAATAGGATAAAAAAATCACCGTtggacaattttcaaaatttgtaaaaagttattttcacCGTGCTGCCAGTTTCCAATTTTGCGCTGccaagtttttataaaattaaaaatatcaattttttatcctatttaggttttttgatttaattttttttctacaaggtttttttttattaattttacattatttattctgctgcttttttttatccatttagATTCTTTATcctataaagatatttttttttaaatttaactaggctcctttaattaatattcatgtttttattaattatcaattgttttttcaactttttttatatcatatttaagtttagtttttttctacagggtttatttttaacttaccttttttattgaaatttttatagaGGTGAAAATAATGTCCAACAAAGTTTGAAAGTAGTCCAACAAATGAAGGTAAACCAGTGTAGCACAAAAAACATATACCAACAATCAGTTGCAATGCTGGCGTGGACTTGTCAGTGCTAAATTGGAAATTGCCCTCCCCGGTGAAATTTTGCTAATGTATAGTTGTGCTGTTGATAGcacaaaagtttcaaaagctACCGGCTAAAATAATGTCCAACAAATTTTTGGAGTGATCCAACAATGTTCAACAAATCAacctagatattttttataagggtGAAATTTTGTTAACGTAAAGTTGTGCTGTTAGAGTTTAGATAGCAGCACAAAAGTTTCTAAAGCTCTACCAACAGAAATAAAGTCCAACAAAGTCTGGGGTAatccaacaatgtccaacaagttTGATTGGTGTTTTGCATATGTGTCATAGTTGTGTTGCTAATTTTATAAGGGTCCAAAGCTAGTCGTCTACCTATCTAATAAAACTCCATTATTGACTTGAGTATACTCAGTGCATGCTTTAGACATAACTTTTCAACTTTTCATaccaatttttatatacatttcttacacatttaaaatataaaattttgacaCAGCATTGTGAGTTTGTTGTTTAAGGTATGCCATTACTgagaaataatttgtattgtaatttaaaataattatgttatattttcagtacatttaaattgtaattaaaacatgatacaataataattcagacaataaatacaaaaaataaaattgtaaacatttttttttcaaatatttgtatcccaacaaaataattgaaaatattattttgttgtgatatagttaataatataaaaataacttatagcaactaaaaaaaataattggtacatacataaaataattttatgtaagcttaaatattaaacaatttagtcaatattacacatttcatcaaaattacaatttttaagttcTGTAGCAAacagttgtttaaatttttcatatgaGCAAAGGTCATCTTTGCAACCATTAATATGGACAATTCTTTCTTGGTGTAATGTTAGTATCttagtttcattattattacacctacaaataacaaaaatccaatggtatatttaagataatatgttCACCaatcataatttcaataaattaataaatccagTACTTGTATAAGACAAATGCAATGTTTGAACCAAAAGGATCAATTTTTGAAGTTCTCCACAGCCGATTCtccattttaaaatagttgtcATGTTTTAACTTATGTTCGTCTTTATAAAGACCCAACAATCCgagcattttcaaaattgttccTGAATGGGTAAAATAGAAAATACCATTTTTGCTATTTAAATCTTGATcactataaatacaaattaaattaactagaatacaaatattttaattattactagttGTAAAAATTGCTTACTCAAAATATTcaattgcattttttaataagacACAAGCTTGTTTGTATGATAACTCATAAGCATAACCATCTATCAAATAATGCTTCAAATCTTCACTATACtcaaaaagctaaaaattacaacaatcaTTACATGGACAATCttttaacagaaaataatatattttttgaaaagtattaacttactagttataattgtataattaaaagttatgtGTATCTTAGATGTtctaaaaagttaatacttttcatTACTTGATTACcatttactgttaaaataatcattcagtacctatactatataggaGTGTCCAACCAGTTGCAAAAACTAGGCCATATTGAGCCAGTTGTCATTGGCAACATacacttttacaatattacattttatttataataacaagggaaaaaatacaattattttattcacagtttaaaagaagaaaaacatttttaaataacaataaacctgatgtgaaatttgaaattgcttTTCTGTAAAAGTAGTGAATCAATATCCGGATCGGTTGAAGTAGTGGCAATCCTTAACACGTTGACCGCCGCTGCCTAGTGCATATTGAaaatttgcttaaaaataatttggctaTAGAAGCACcgctatattatttatcacgGCCATACAAAAAACCACTTCTTTGCAGTTGATTTCTGTTTATtgctttttttcatttgcttttattgcttttattttaccgtgtatgtTATCAGCAGATATGCGGCTTGTGGCACCAGAATAGAAATATACGTGTGGCGGTCAACGTGTTAAGCAATTTTCAAGGtgtttgtttgaaatttttaaccAATTCTTActcttagtattttaatttttaaaagaattattgacaaatattaaaaactatgtttttgCGATTTTTAAATATGGTCGAAAGCAAACTTGTCGGAATACCATATTTTTTGACAATAGCTTTTTTTTAAGCTCCTTTATCaacttcatttaaaatttaaaattttgtaaaattttgttaaatggaaGTTTTACTGCATATTAATTCAAGgtttaatatgttatagttttttattcttataataatttattttctcatAAGTAATTTACATGGAGGCCATATTAAAATCTACTGCGGGCCAAATGTAGGCCATGGATTGGACAAGGGGTTGGACACCCCTAGTATATactattgaaacaaaaattaattaaattgatatatttataattaattaccataaaatcagatttattaaaaattgaacaccATGGTGAAACTTTATTTTTCTCCCAAGCAGTTTCAAAAGCacagtaagtatatatattcttggcatcctcttaaataaataattacgtttattttatttccataaaCAATGGAACtaatgagtatataatatactaactaaATGTTAACGTGTAACCAAGTCCAAGTCTCGAAGATATACTTTTTAATGTAACATTAGTTAATTCAGATTCAATAAATTGTTGGTGTTCAGCTGATGCCGTAGAGGATTTTTTAACGTCTTTTCTCCATTTTTGGCaaactttataaaactaaaaataattaaatagatttatttttagaaagtttatttttataaaataattttttactaacacaatgataatataaaattgtattaaataatattaactataacgGCAATcaaaataactagttaaaatgtgtagttataacttaaggcatatttaaataagaaatttattGGGCACTTTAGTTggtatgttaatatgttatgattCATACATTAACCTTAAGTTATAACTACACATTTTGACAAGTTATTTTGATTGCGGttacagttaatattattaaatacaatattatatttcataacttatataggtatctaaacttatgattaaaaataaagatagaatggtaataaatgttttaatttgaaaaaaaattctgagcaAAGAAAGACCATAATAGtccaaatttattcaatatttttaagcagCTTTTCTTATTAAATTGTCACCACACACATGggataatcaaatttttaccCCAATATAATTGTTAAGTACCCAGTGTTCAAtagttgaacaattttttttttaagcaatataaaaatagcaatgaaaataacaatacttaattaaaattaaaaatgataaattaataatattcttttcataaaatatgagtttatattataaaaattttaattatcaattgtATCTCAGAATATTAGTGAGTttcaatatcaattaaaatacctactagataatacattatattttattttaagtttaaaaggatgtagaaaataattttataatttacttacccTTAATAATGGGTCTTTAGCTAATGGTTCATCAAATAATACTTTCTTAACGTCATTTCGTCCAAACAATCCTGTTGCAAATTGTTTAGCACTTATTCTAGTCCTTTGAGTATCAGTAAatctaaactataaaaaaagttaatttaaagtactaaaataaataatagtcatataatagcaatattttaCCAAAAAGTTTGTACTTTCATATggttgatttaataaattaggaAATCTAAGTTGCATACGTTCGGCAAGCGCTAAAAGTTCATCTTCTCCTTCTTTGGTTAATCGTTTTTTATCATCTATTTCTTCATGAGACgtccataattttatttcatcttcATTGCATAATTTGTCTGAATAAAATCACAATTAAAttgtactatatacatattacttacATCAACACTAAGCTCCATGATCATCATTTATTAAGTCAAATCATTTTCTATTAAGGCTATGCTATATACAAACTATAGAATAATCTCATCTTTTAGTTtcaatatatacttatagttaCATGCATTATGTTATGTAACCAAAGAATAAAGATTAATCCATAAATTATGTAGACATTAGTATGTTTAGTATATTACACTTTGActtttatgacatattatagaaacacaatttacacaacaaaaataaagtatGTATTAAATCAGGTTGCACTAATAGCCACCAAGTTGTAGAATCTGAATAAAgatcaatataaaaatggttatttcatcaaaatcaattattttttaattaaaaataagtacttaaGTATGGACTacgttttgataaattaatgaaaatgcaagtataaaatattgaaagtaaAGAGTTACCTTACTTACCTATTTCAAGATGACCTTGtactaacataatatgtcaattcTGTCTTactaacatataacatattacatcaTATGTTAagaaaaattcattttattctgttatttttaatattaaagtgaattgatctaatgttaaatttaaagataagaaTATTCTTGAGGGTGTATTGTAggatttttggatattttaattttgaagctaATTATgaccattttaaaattgtaatttgtaacttgctatgaaatcaaaatataaaaaaggtacCTAGGCAAGTGCTGTACTGTagattataagtgggtcactgtaatggatggtgttaaatttgaattcaatgatataatatcaatgagaaaatcaaaaaatgacctgtctaagtaccatcttgatccaatttgctaaaagataagatactctatattgaaattgaagcactctttctggtggaaattttgtttacaggataacaaaaatataataataaaaatcaaccaCTGGCTTCTTTGCTCTgcccaaaatctaaaataactcACGAGATGgccttaataatattgtaatattaaaaataacagagtaaaatCGATTCttctaaacttaaaatttgCTACCAAAAAGATgtggtattataataagatgAAGTTGATATATGCGGgtacaatattttcttataaaataggtatactacAAATTAATTTCGCTTcgatactaaatatattattaaaattatatacctacgctcAATCAAATTGTTTACAATGTCTTTTTGAATTTCAGGTAATCTGTTTTTGACAAACTGATCTAATTCTTTGCCAGGTGTCCTTGTACCATGTCTTTGAACAAGCCAAATTTTCCATGCCTTACAACCTTaaagtagtaaaaataaatttaaacaaaacgaTAGACAAACATAACACttgcattaaatatataatatgttataatatgtttggtaCATCACACactgcaataaaatatttaaatattaaatataattacaataattatatcaattattgcACAAGCAAAATACTCACCTTCGAAGTTGACTGGTTCTATATCATGGTTGGCTACATATCTATACGGAGTTTTTGATGATAAATGATGAGAATAATCACTGTACAAACCATTACACTGATCTTCACTATGTATATGGCCAATAGAACTGCACAATATTGCTGTGACTAGAGCTAACATGATGTCAACCGTATCCACAGGTGTCTAGTCTTAGAAGTCAATAACCGACAAAACAATTATagtaaaaccaatattatattatgtaaaataaattttggacAATAAATCACCTACACTTTTTATTGATGTACTCTACGCGCTGTTACTAAatgtaagatttttaatattttttttatagtatactgTAATACTTTTTATAGCAGTCAAATGAAAAAGTTACAGCAGACACCGCTCTACTActgctacataatataacagttaattatttagtatttactagtTTACCACTATCttaattaatatcttaaatcttgtaattatgtaatatttatattttatatgtaaaaaaataaata
This portion of the Acyrthosiphon pisum isolate AL4f chromosome A1, pea_aphid_22Mar2018_4r6ur, whole genome shotgun sequence genome encodes:
- the LOC100167959 gene encoding multiple inositol polyphosphate phosphatase 1, whose protein sequence is MLALVTAILCSSIGHIHSEDQCNGLYSDYSHHLSSKTPYRYVANHDIEPVNFEGCKAWKIWLVQRHGTRTPGKELDQFVKNRLPEIQKDIVNNLIEHKLCNEDEIKLWTSHEEIDDKKRLTKEGEDELLALAERMQLRFPNLLNQPYESTNFLFRFTDTQRTRISAKQFATGLFGRNDVKKVLFDEPLAKDPLLRFYKVCQKWRKDVKKSSTASAEHQQFIESELTNVTLKSISSRLGLGYTLTFKDAKNIYTYCAFETAWEKNKVSPWCSIFNKSDFMLFEYSEDLKHYLIDGYAYELSYKQACVLLKNAIEYFDDQDLNSKNGIFYFTHSGTILKMLGLLGLYKDEHKLKHDNYFKMENRLWRTSKIDPFGSNIAFVLYKCNNNETKILTLHQERIVHINGCKDDLCSYEKFKQLFATELKNCNFDEMCNID